One region of Synechocystis sp. PCC 6714 genomic DNA includes:
- a CDS encoding ParA family protein, with amino-acid sequence MIITVTAFKGGVGKTTSSIHLAAYLNNKAPTILIDGDLNRSALLWASHEKLDFPVVDEREGLKAARNYEHIVVDTPARPEIEEIRSLARGCDLMILPTSPDALSMGALQANIQTFKQLNIPNFRILMTIVPPKPSTAGTEAKEYLQSLGLPVFKRMITRYAAFPKAALEGCVVRDVKGDRYAGAGWNDYKTVGGEIYG; translated from the coding sequence ATGATTATCACCGTTACTGCCTTTAAAGGTGGGGTAGGTAAAACCACAAGCTCTATTCACTTGGCGGCCTACCTCAATAACAAAGCTCCAACAATCCTAATTGATGGGGACTTAAACCGTTCGGCATTGCTGTGGGCATCCCACGAAAAGCTAGATTTCCCTGTTGTCGATGAGCGGGAAGGATTAAAAGCGGCCCGTAATTATGAACATATCGTTGTTGATACCCCAGCTAGGCCAGAGATTGAAGAAATTCGCTCCCTTGCTAGGGGATGCGACCTCATGATCTTGCCAACCTCCCCCGATGCCCTTTCCATGGGGGCATTACAGGCAAACATCCAGACGTTTAAACAGCTAAACATTCCAAACTTTCGGATATTGATGACCATTGTTCCACCAAAACCTTCCACAGCAGGAACCGAGGCCAAAGAATATCTCCAAAGCTTAGGATTGCCTGTTTTTAAACGCATGATCACTCGATATGCTGCTTTTCCCAAAGCCGCCTTAGAGGGTTGTGTTGTTCGCGATGTCAAAGGCGATCGATATGCGGGGGCCGGTTGGAATGATTACAAAACCGTAGGAGGTGAAATTTATGGCTAA
- a CDS encoding HNH endonuclease yields MKDNRYPPDWKAIALDKKQSVGWVCERCGAQCLKPGEGKGLLKEERYRLRMAVHHCDYDPGNNAPENLMALCSPCHLHYHLRQRRNVSLGQLSLEFY; encoded by the coding sequence ATGAAAGATAACCGCTATCCCCCCGATTGGAAGGCGATCGCCCTCGACAAAAAGCAGTCCGTTGGTTGGGTCTGTGAACGGTGTGGGGCGCAATGTCTCAAGCCTGGGGAGGGGAAGGGTCTGCTAAAGGAAGAACGGTATAGGCTTAGGATGGCGGTGCATCACTGCGATTATGATCCAGGGAATAATGCACCGGAAAACTTAATGGCCCTATGCTCCCCTTGCCATCTTCACTATCACCTCAGGCAACGGCGAAATGTTTCACTGGGGCAATTATCGTTGGAATTTTACTAG